AGCGGGTCGTACCCCCCGCCCGCCTGCGGGTTGTAGTTCGTCGCCGCCCGCACCCCCGCCGGCCGGTTGGCCAGCAGCGCCGCCGGCGTCGGGAGCGAGCCGGACGGGCTCGTCGTGTTGTTGTACAGGGCCTCGTACGAATCCATCAGGAGCTGGAGGATGTACCGGTAGTTGTGGGTCGCCGCCGTCGTGTTCGGGTGCCCGATCTGGGACGTCGCGGCCGCGGGGAGCCCCTTGATGACGTACTGGATGTTGAACGCCGCCTTCAACTGGGGGCGGTTCCAGGCGGTGTAGGACGACGTCGTCCCCTTGGTGAAGAAGTAGGGGTAGCTCAGGTCGTTGTAGGTGATGTTGTTGTTGTCCAGCAGCGAGATGAGCAGGTCCTCGACCCCCGCGATCTCCTTGGCGATCCCTTCCACCGTCCCGTCGAGGTCGTAGTCCGCCGTCGGGTCGAAGACCGAATCGCGGAAATCGTGGAACTGGCCCGCGGAGTTCGTCGCCGGGACTCTCCCGTTGTGGCACGAGGAGACATTGCACGAGGAATTGTTCACCACGGACTCGTCGGTCGAGAGGATCTTCCACGTGTGGCCGCCGATCCCCGCGGTCGAGCTCGTGGCCATGTGGCAGCCGTTGCAGTTGGACTGCTGATGGGCGGTGATATAGCCGTACTGCTTCGGCACCGCCGTGCCGGTCGTGTTGTCCGTGTATTCATACCCGTTGCGCGCCCACAGCATCGCGCCCGTCCCGAGGTAGTGCGGATTCAGGAACGATCCGGTGACGGTCGTCCCCGAGGCGATCCGGCGCTTGAACAGCGTGAAGCCGGACTCCCGCCCCTGGTGGCAGAAGATGCAGATCGTCTCGTTTCCCGCAGCGGTCGGAACGTCGGTGTTGTCGAGGAAGACGTTCCCCTGGAACGTGACCTGGGTCGAGGAGTATTTGCTCATGACGACCGGTTTGCGGGTGTTCTTCGTGTTCCCCACGGCATCGGCGTGCGGATTGTGGCAGGTGATGCACGTGACGGTCACGTCCCCGAAGAGCACGGGAGCGGAGGAGGTTCCTTCCACGTTGTCCTGGTACGCGATCGAGGCGATCCCGTGGTGGCACTTGTAGCAGGAAGTGTTGTTCACGGTCGAGGTCCCGCTCAAGTAGGACCCGTTCCGCGTGGTGTTGGCCGACACGGCGCTCGCGGTGGCCAGCGCCATGTCCCACGGGTACGTGCTGCGATGGCTCTCGGGGGAGGGGTAGGCGGCGCCGTTGTCCATCGTGTAGGCCCCCGGGTTCGCGGAGAACTCCGCGAAGGCGGCGGCGTTCCGGTCGCCGTGTCCCGATGCGGTCCACTGCGTCCAGACGTCCGTGTTGTGCGTGGCCGTCCCCTCGTACTTGTACACCCCTCTCGCGTGGCAGGCGGCGCAAAGCCGATCCGGGTAAATCTCGTTGTTCGCGCCGACGACGTTGGTGTAATCGATCGTCCCGTTCGATTCGACCGCCCCGTTCGGCTGGTAGATCAGGTTGAAGGAGGTCAGGTTCACGCGGGGCGCGGCGACGTTGTCGGTCTGGGCGCCGCGCACGTTGTCGACCAGGTAGTTCCGGAACTTCGGGAAGAGGACGGACGCGGCCCTCTGCGGTATCGCCACGTTGTCGGCCGGATCGTGCCCGTTGTGGCAGGAGCCGCATCCGACCTCCGGGGTCGGCATGTTGTCCGGGCTGGGCGACGTGAGCGCGCCGGTCGAAGCGTAGGTGAACGTGTACGTCGAATTGTGGCAGCGGGAGCACTCCTCGGTCCGTTGCGCCCTGCTGACCGGGGTCACCCCATCCGGCCTGAAGATCGGCGTACCCGACGAGGTGGCCTGGGCGGTCCCCGCGTCGACCTGAAGGAAGAACTTTTCCGGACTGCCGTTCGGGTTCCCGTGCGCCGTGGAGGCGAACCCGGTGAAGGCGGCGCTGCCGCTCCCGTGGCACAGGGAATTCGCGCAGCCGGCCATGGACGGGCTCGGGTACGGGATCGGGCCCACACCCCAGTGCTCCGCGCCCCCGCCGTGGCAATCCTCGCACTGGGCGGAGGTCCGCGCGGTGTGGACGGCGCCGGCCCAGGTGGTCGAGATCGTCTGGCCAAGGCTGTCCGCCGTCACGGCGTGGCAGGTGCCCGTGCATTGCGCCGACCCCACCCTGCCGGGTTGGCTGACGGTGGCCAGATCGAGGGATGTGCTCTTGTCGGTTCCCCAGCAGCCCGCCAGCACGGCGGACAACGCCAGGACGGAGACGACGAACAGTCCGTGGTGCCGTTTCATATCGCGAAGCCTCCCTTCCTTAATGGCATTTCACACAGGTGCGTTGGCCTGCCGCCTTGTTGAGTTTTCCCTGGATCGATCCCCAGTTGTCGGGGTGGGGGTTTACCCTCAACCCCGATTTCGCGCTGTGGCACTTCAAGCACGTCTCCCCGTCCGAGTGGCACGACTGGCAGGTGGGGAGGTTCCTCCGCGCTTCCCTCGCGTGCGAGCCCGACCAGACGTGGCTCGGAAGGACCGAATTCGGATGGCACGTCAGGCAGGAATCGGGGGGGAACGTGGAATGCGCCGGCCCGCCGCCCACGGCGGGGCGATCCGACCATCCTTTGCGGTGGGACTGGAACATGAGATCCTGCGGCTGGAACCGGGCGTGGCACTCGGAGCAGAAGGAAGCCGGGTGGCACCGCTGGCACGAGTTCGGGCTGTCGAACGCCGCGATCGGGTGGACCTCCAGGAAGGAGCTGCGGTGGCTCTTCGGCTTGTAGTTCGGCCCGCGGTCCTGCGAGACGTGCAGCCCCGCGTCGATCCCCCCGCCGAAGTGGCAGTCCGTGCAGTACGACCGGTCGTGGCAGTCCGCGCACGGCGCGTCCGGCTTCACCGCGATCACTCCGTGCTGCGCGTTCCACGCCCCCTGGTGGTTCGGCGACACGTTCGCGTCCCGGTGGCACTCGGTGCACTCCCGGATCTTGGCGTTGCTGTATGCACGGTGGTCCTCCCGGGCGTACAGAAGCGTGGCGCTGCAGACCAGGGAGACGACGAGGAAGAGGAAGATAGGTTTTTTCACGCCGTTCCCTCCTTCAGAAGGACACGTTCAGGGCCAGGCGGCCCCGGACGTCCCGGCTGTACTGGTCGCTGATCGTGTCCTCGATCCGCGCGGACGCCGAGACGTTCTTCCGGATCCTCGCGTCAACGCCGGCCCAGATCCGCGTCGCGTCGTCGTGGCCCGTCATCAGCTCGCGCCGGAAGCTGTCCCGCTGGAGACCCGCGGAGAGAAGGAAATCCTTCCTCACCACGAGGTCCCCCGACAGCTCGAACCCCGCCAGGTTCCCGCCCGTTCCCACGCGCCAGATCCCCGCGCCGTAGACCGACACCCCGTCCGACGGGCGGTACCGCACCCCGCCCTCCCCCGCGTTCGCCTTGTCCCCGCCTCCGTAGCTCTCGTTCCGGTATTCGCCGGAAAGCGTCACCTTCGGAGTCCACTCGTAGTCCGCCCGCAGCAGAACCTCCTGGTACCGGTCCACCGCGAACACCGAGAAGATCGACGTCGCCTCGAACACCGGGATGGACCGGAAATATTCCGCGTTCAGCACCACCTTCGGGAAGAAGGCGCTGCGGCCCCCCAGCTGGATCTCGCCGAACACCTCCGAGAGCACGTCGTACCGCAGGCGGGTGTACAGCTCCCCGTATTTGCCGACCCGCTTGCTTCCCGACATCCCGACGAGCTCCTTCGCCAGGTCGTTTTCGTCGTAGGTGAGGTAGTAGGAAAGGTCGAGATGGGCGTCCGGGAGGTTCATGAGGCTCGCCTGCGCGGCGAATGCCGCATCGCCCCGCTTCGTGGCTTCCCCCGTGGTATCGAACAGCACGTTCCGCCCTCCCACCAGCGTGAAAGCGACCGGACCGGCGATCCGCGTGTCGACCCGGGCCCCGTCCACGATTCCGGACCCGGCGCTCACGAAGAAGAACTGGCGACCCACCCGGACATCGGTCGACTTCACCGCGCCCCGCTTGTCCAGGTACAGGTAGTACAGGCGGCCGTCGACTCCGTCCCCCTCCTCCACGTCCCCCGAAAGGCGGCCGTAGCCGGTCACCTGAACGGTGTCTCCCTTGTCGAACTGCCGGGCGGATGCACGCACGTACTGGGCGAGATCGAAGTGGTCCACCCCGAACTCGTCGGAGAACCACATCGCCTGGGTGGAGGCCTTCCCCCCGAATGTGACCGCGCGGGCCGACGGAACGACCGCGGCGAGGATGAAGAGCGCGACGAGAGGTGCGAGGGTGCGCCTGTTCATTCGACCGACCCCCTTTGGATGACTACGTTCGCTTTCCCGATGATTGCCGTC
This window of the Deltaproteobacteria bacterium genome carries:
- a CDS encoding cytochrome C; its protein translation is MKKPIFLFLVVSLVCSATLLYAREDHRAYSNAKIRECTECHRDANVSPNHQGAWNAQHGVIAVKPDAPCADCHDRSYCTDCHFGGGIDAGLHVSQDRGPNYKPKSHRSSFLEVHPIAAFDSPNSCQRCHPASFCSECHARFQPQDLMFQSHRKGWSDRPAVGGGPAHSTFPPDSCLTCHPNSVLPSHVWSGSHAREARRNLPTCQSCHSDGETCLKCHSAKSGLRVNPHPDNWGSIQGKLNKAAGQRTCVKCH